One genomic segment of Deltaproteobacteria bacterium includes these proteins:
- a CDS encoding endonuclease III → MTAKKPGTDLPARLRDVSGRLAGRFGRPRRSPHRTEPVRNLILTILSQNTNDANRDRAFAQLTERFPTFPLLAAAPQEEVEEAIRTAGLARAKAKAILSALARIRRERGKYTLDFLSEMPLAEAREYLISFSGVGIKTANVVLLFSFGKEAFPVDTHILRVAKRLGLVPPSADLSRAARLLEPHVPPGEPMPLHMNMIRLGREICRPRNPLCHECPLLPVCPEGKRRTEKRGTPPR, encoded by the coding sequence GTGACCGCGAAGAAACCGGGAACGGACCTGCCGGCGCGCCTCCGCGACGTATCCGGCCGGCTCGCGGGGCGGTTCGGACGTCCCCGCCGCTCGCCGCACCGGACCGAGCCGGTGCGGAACCTGATCCTCACCATCCTTTCCCAGAACACGAACGATGCGAACCGCGACCGCGCCTTCGCGCAGCTGACCGAACGGTTCCCCACCTTTCCCCTCCTTGCGGCGGCGCCGCAGGAAGAGGTGGAAGAGGCGATCCGTACGGCAGGGCTGGCGCGCGCAAAGGCGAAGGCGATCCTGTCCGCGCTCGCCCGTATCCGGCGGGAGCGGGGTAAATACACGCTCGACTTTCTCTCGGAGATGCCGCTGGCCGAAGCGCGGGAATACCTTATTTCCTTCTCCGGCGTAGGGATCAAGACGGCGAACGTGGTGCTGCTTTTCTCATTCGGCAAGGAAGCGTTTCCCGTGGATACGCACATCCTGAGGGTGGCGAAACGCCTGGGTCTGGTGCCTCCTTCCGCCGACCTGTCCCGCGCGGCTCGTTTGCTCGAGCCGCATGTCCCACCGGGAGAGCCGATGCCCCTCCATATGAACATGATCCGGCTGGGCCGGGAAATATGCCGCCCGCGGAACCCCCTTTGCCACGAATGCCCGCTGCTGCCGGTATGCCCGGAGGGGAAAAGGCGCACGGAAAAGCGTGGAACGCCGCCGCGATGA
- a CDS encoding LapA family protein, with the protein MRAVLLLIIVLLAVVAAFAVQNPGIIDVRFLHLSGSTSLLVVIVLAFGIGVLVGFLGCVPSSIRRARRIRELSAELDSLRKPSGAPPPPVNP; encoded by the coding sequence ATGAGAGCGGTCCTCCTTCTGATAATCGTCCTCCTGGCGGTGGTGGCGGCGTTCGCCGTCCAGAACCCGGGCATCATCGACGTGCGTTTTCTCCACCTTTCCGGGAGCACGTCGCTTCTCGTCGTCATCGTCCTTGCTTTCGGGATCGGAGTTCTCGTCGGGTTCCTGGGCTGCGTTCCCTCCTCCATCCGCCGGGCTCGGAGGATACGGGAGCTTTCCGCCGAGCTCGATTCGCTTCGCAAGCCTTCCGGCGCTCCCCCGCCGCCGGTGAACCCGTGA
- a CDS encoding 1-acyl-sn-glycerol-3-phosphate acyltransferase has product MNFLSALKWIFIGFLTTVFAVPGSLLALLLPGRSLKGKVFLWVSKYYSRIALFVLGIKVSCRGLENIDLLESYVFMSNHVSHADAPALASVIPHPLHWVFKKELSRIPVLGWILLAGGQIMIDRSDPEKSRTALEEALGGLSGNNSVMIYPEGTRSRDGKLQTLKKGGFWMALHSGKPVVPVRVSGTREVVAAGTLRIRPGNVLVEIFPPIPTAGKGLHDMQELMDRVRSAMLSGTQGPA; this is encoded by the coding sequence ATGAATTTTTTGAGCGCGCTGAAGTGGATTTTCATAGGATTCCTGACGACGGTTTTCGCCGTGCCGGGGTCGCTCCTCGCCCTGCTGTTGCCGGGGAGGTCGCTGAAAGGGAAGGTCTTCCTGTGGGTCTCCAAGTACTATTCGCGGATCGCCCTGTTCGTCCTGGGGATAAAGGTGTCGTGCCGGGGGCTGGAGAACATCGACCTCCTGGAATCGTACGTGTTCATGTCGAACCACGTGAGCCACGCCGACGCGCCTGCTCTTGCTTCGGTCATCCCCCACCCGCTCCACTGGGTGTTCAAGAAGGAGCTGTCGCGGATTCCGGTCCTCGGGTGGATTCTCCTTGCCGGCGGCCAGATCATGATCGACCGGTCCGACCCGGAGAAGTCCAGGACCGCCCTTGAAGAAGCGCTCGGCGGGCTTTCCGGTAACAACTCCGTGATGATCTACCCCGAAGGGACTCGCAGCCGCGACGGGAAGCTCCAAACGCTGAAAAAGGGCGGCTTCTGGATGGCGCTGCATTCGGGGAAACCGGTTGTCCCCGTACGCGTGTCGGGCACGCGCGAGGTTGTGGCCGCAGGCACGCTCCGGATCCGTCCGGGAAACGTGCTGGTCGAGATCTTCCCACCGATTCCCACCGCGGGGAAAGGGCTTCACGACATGCAGGAGCTCATGGACCGGGTGCGGTCGGCGATGCTTTCCGGAACGCAGGGTCCTGCGTAA
- a CDS encoding MFS transporter yields the protein MPKTLYNKNYLLLNISNFLYSLYATVFIFLPPFLYRLNVREGEIGLIMATGTLVSVALKPVNGLFVDRGGRTAFLVSGALLASASTIPWLFVTERGAHLFAIRIFQGAAYSFFATASYAYIAVAAPAHRRGEALGVFGLSFFLPTAIGGWLGEWVIARSGFHGLFLGAAIIAFLSALFPLAMREPKAASRLSPSSLLDFLTRPYFIPNSAGFLFGMAFGSLFTFLPVYLLIRQISSLGVFLFVYALSVIGTRTLARKLADRMPRERLSLVSLLLMGAGICAIPFLSGSAGLAFVAMVSGTGHGFLFPSLSALILDRAGKEKGGMAMAMFTGAFDMGLVIGAALFGFVAERHGYNAMFFSAAAATAAGGIFFFTQDPAFRKASPTAPGP from the coding sequence ATGCCGAAAACCCTCTACAACAAGAATTATCTTCTTCTGAATATCTCGAATTTCCTCTATTCGTTGTATGCGACCGTCTTCATCTTCCTCCCGCCGTTTCTTTACCGTCTGAACGTTCGCGAAGGCGAGATCGGGCTCATCATGGCGACGGGAACGCTGGTGTCGGTGGCGCTCAAACCCGTCAACGGGCTCTTCGTGGACCGCGGGGGGCGCACGGCGTTCCTGGTCTCCGGGGCGTTGCTCGCATCCGCTTCCACGATTCCGTGGCTGTTCGTAACGGAACGGGGAGCTCACCTCTTCGCGATCCGGATCTTCCAGGGTGCGGCCTACTCCTTCTTCGCCACCGCTTCCTACGCCTACATCGCGGTTGCGGCACCTGCACACAGGCGGGGGGAGGCGTTGGGGGTGTTCGGCCTCTCCTTTTTTCTCCCGACGGCTATCGGAGGTTGGCTCGGGGAATGGGTGATCGCCAGGTCGGGATTCCACGGCCTCTTTCTGGGGGCTGCGATAATCGCGTTCCTCTCCGCCCTGTTCCCGCTGGCGATGCGGGAACCGAAAGCAGCTTCCCGGCTTTCGCCTTCTTCCCTGCTCGACTTCCTCACGCGCCCCTACTTCATCCCCAACTCGGCGGGGTTCCTGTTCGGAATGGCGTTCGGCTCCCTCTTCACCTTTTTGCCCGTCTACCTGCTGATCCGGCAGATCTCCTCGCTCGGCGTTTTCCTCTTCGTATATGCGCTCTCGGTCATCGGAACGCGGACACTGGCGCGCAAGCTCGCCGACCGGATGCCCCGCGAGAGATTGAGCCTCGTCTCGCTGCTGCTCATGGGAGCGGGGATCTGCGCCATCCCCTTTCTCTCCGGCTCCGCGGGGCTCGCTTTCGTTGCAATGGTTTCCGGGACGGGGCACGGGTTTCTTTTCCCGTCGCTTTCGGCGCTCATCCTCGACCGCGCCGGGAAGGAAAAAGGCGGGATGGCGATGGCGATGTTCACCGGCGCGTTCGACATGGGGCTGGTGATCGGCGCCGCGCTGTTCGGCTTCGTCGCGGAGCGCCACGGGTACAACGCGATGTTCTTCTCCGCCGCCGCGGCGACAGCCGCCGGAGGCATCTTCTTCTTTACGCAGGACCCTGCGTTCCGGAAAGCATCGCCGACCGCACCCGGTCCATGA